Proteins encoded within one genomic window of Heptranchias perlo isolate sHepPer1 chromosome 35, sHepPer1.hap1, whole genome shotgun sequence:
- the LOC137302259 gene encoding zona pellucida sperm-binding protein 3-like, whose translation MVQCGEQNLLVRVDMDLFRTRHLIKAADLTLGTAGCRPTVISSQNHTVFFDYGLHECGSRLQMAGDFLVYTTHLNHTPNARGSVIVRTNGAIIPIECHYFRKGNVSSDPIKPTWIPFSSTKSGEGLLSFSLRLMNDDWLTERTSTVYYLGDLIHIEASVSMTNHMPLKLYIDSCAATLSPDKDSTPRYNIIDYHGCLLDSKAGDSFSTFVLPRGERELDKLQFDLDAFRFFGDDRSLIFITCHLKVAAVDRRDSMNKACTFQNIWTPLEESTNDVCACCHLGSCSATREFRLDSRGRRDLASGPESDAELKWEGEASLGPLVILDPDVTELATESLNEVEQRMQERSPGGVESEVVLILALTVTAVSLISASLIALFLYRKHKQTQFN comes from the exons atggtgcagtgtggagagcagaacctgctggtgagggtagacatggatttatttagaaccaggcacctgattaaagctgctgacctgaccctggggacagcaggttgtcggccaactgtgatctcctctcagaaccacactgtcttctttgactatgggctccatgaatgtggtagcagattgcag atggctggagatttcctggtctacactacccacctgaaccacaccccaaatgctcgtggatctgtcattgtgagaactaatggagccatcattcccattgagtgccactattttag gaagggcaatgtgagcagtgaccctatcaagcccacctggatcccattcagctcgactaagtctggagaagggcttctgtcattctcactgcgtcttatgaacg atgactggcttacagagcgcacctcgactgtctactacctgggtgacctcattcacattgaggcctctgtttcaatgaccaaccacatgcccttgaagctctacattgacagctgtgcagctacattgagcccagacaaggattccaccccaagatacaacatcattgactaccatgg ttgcctcctggacagcaaagctggggactccttttcaacctttgtgttgccaagaggtgaacgtgagctggacaaactccagtttgacctggatgcgttccgcttctttggagatgaccgttccttg attttcatcacctgtcacctgaaagttgctgcagtggatcggagagattcaatgaacaaagcttgtactttccagaatat ctggaccccattggaagaatcTACCAATGATGTGTGCGCCTGTTGTCATCTGGGCAGCTGTAGTGCCACGAGGGAATTCCGacttgattccagaggaaggagggatcttgcatctggacctg agagtgatgctgaattgaagtgggagggtgaggcctcacttggacccctggtcattctggatcctgaTGTGACAGAGCTGGCAACTGAGTCCCTTAATGaggttgagcaaaggatgcaggagaggtctccaggtg gtgtggagtctgaggtggtcctgatcctggccctgactgtgaccgctgtctctctgatctctgcttctttgatcgccttgttcctgtacaggaaacacaagcaaacccagttcaactag